From the genome of Lawsonella clevelandensis, one region includes:
- a CDS encoding ABC transporter ATP-binding protein, producing the protein MFKEMSRILGIQKGLTRIIVGFVLSGVFQAAAFIMLVPLLRHLFAQDWNGMWPWLGGVVAAGVLACIANISTTIFSYNLSTFDICGQSVERVGNKIFTLPLGWFDDRARGRISHALSYHVNNLSHYPSVALPAICNTLSMAGVMLLAGLVVNWQATLPFLLALPFCVWAFRHMLTDVDEEVNHHSDMDRALTARSLEYAQAQPLLRASHRKQWKPLEDAIDTDSQAILEELTATSNVAKVYQLPLILACVVSLLVLGWQLASGYHGLGVQPVDVALFLAIAVLIVRMFIPLMQVVLNVAAITISREALLGLASILDAPGLPEPDPNQRMRIPGVDVQLDDVSFGYREDTPVLRDVNLYMPARTMTALVGPSGGGKSTIQRLIARFWDVNKGAVRIGGIDVRDVSTEELMQNLSIVFQETYLFNGTILENVRVGRPDASDEDVKEAARAACLDTVIESLPEGWDAMVGEGGSRLSGGERQRVAIARALLKKSPIVLLDEITSSLDGENEAAIVETLHRLAHNTTVIVIAHRLSTIKAADQIAVVANGGVEALGTHEELLAAGGTYAQFWEDQEFSQRWKLVD; encoded by the coding sequence ATGTTTAAGGAAATGTCCCGTATCTTGGGGATCCAGAAGGGCCTGACGCGTATCATCGTCGGTTTTGTCCTCTCCGGCGTGTTCCAGGCGGCCGCGTTCATTATGCTGGTGCCGCTGCTCCGCCACCTGTTCGCCCAGGACTGGAACGGCATGTGGCCGTGGCTGGGCGGTGTGGTGGCGGCCGGTGTGCTGGCGTGCATCGCCAACATCAGCACCACGATCTTCTCCTACAACCTGTCCACCTTCGACATTTGTGGCCAGTCCGTGGAGCGAGTAGGCAACAAGATCTTCACCCTGCCGCTGGGCTGGTTCGACGACCGAGCGCGGGGACGTATCTCCCATGCGCTGAGCTACCACGTGAATAACCTCAGCCACTATCCGTCGGTGGCGCTACCGGCCATCTGCAACACCCTCAGTATGGCGGGGGTGATGCTGTTGGCGGGGCTGGTGGTGAACTGGCAGGCCACGCTGCCGTTCCTGCTGGCGCTGCCGTTCTGTGTGTGGGCGTTCCGGCACATGTTGACGGATGTGGATGAGGAAGTGAACCACCACAGTGACATGGATCGGGCACTGACTGCCCGGTCGCTGGAGTATGCGCAGGCCCAGCCGCTGCTGCGGGCGTCGCACCGAAAGCAGTGGAAGCCGCTGGAGGACGCCATCGATACGGACTCCCAGGCGATTCTGGAGGAGTTGACGGCCACCAGTAATGTGGCGAAGGTGTACCAGCTGCCGCTGATCCTGGCGTGTGTGGTGTCTCTGCTGGTGTTGGGCTGGCAGCTGGCCAGCGGCTACCACGGGCTGGGGGTGCAGCCGGTGGATGTCGCCCTATTCCTGGCTATTGCGGTGCTCATCGTCCGCATGTTCATTCCGCTCATGCAGGTGGTATTGAACGTGGCCGCTATTACTATCAGCCGGGAGGCGTTGCTGGGCTTGGCGAGCATTCTGGATGCGCCGGGCTTGCCGGAGCCGGATCCGAACCAGCGGATGCGTATTCCGGGTGTGGATGTGCAGTTGGATGACGTGTCCTTCGGGTACCGGGAGGATACGCCGGTGCTGCGGGATGTGAACCTGTATATGCCAGCGCGGACGATGACGGCGCTAGTGGGGCCGTCGGGTGGCGGTAAGTCCACTATTCAGCGGCTGATCGCTCGCTTCTGGGATGTGAATAAGGGTGCGGTGCGCATTGGTGGCATTGATGTGCGTGACGTGTCCACTGAGGAGCTGATGCAGAACCTCTCCATTGTGTTCCAAGAGACGTACCTGTTTAACGGGACTATTCTGGAGAATGTGCGGGTGGGCCGGCCGGATGCGTCCGATGAGGATGTGAAGGAGGCTGCCCGGGCGGCGTGTTTGGACACAGTGATTGAGTCCCTGCCGGAGGGCTGGGATGCGATGGTGGGTGAGGGCGGTTCGCGGCTGTCTGGCGGCGAACGGCAACGAGTTGCTATTGCGCGGGCGCTGCTGAAGAAATCGCCCATCGTCCTACTAGATGAGATTACTTCCAGTTTGGACGGCGAAAACGAAGCCGCCATCGTGGAAACCCTCCACCGCCTCGCCCACAACACCACCGTAATCGTTATCGCACACCGTCTTTCGACTATTAAGGCGGCAGACCAGATTGCGGTTGTGGCCAATGGTGGTGTTGAGGCACTAGGCACACACGAGGAGCTTTTGGCCGCCGGCGGCACCTATGCACAGTTCTGGGAGGACCAAGAATTCTCCCAGCGTTGGAAACTCGTCGACTGA
- a CDS encoding ABC transporter ATP-binding protein, translating to MRTTSTTTPREPKKPSPASVVLHPIRHEMAGIVTLAALGGVAEIGMYIALVEAARYIVTNHGLTSAGDPHFWWILAAALVCVLLRYFLIMGATGYAHVVEAKFRATTRRRILAKLDKLPLGWFDEQTSGRVRATINDAVTNIHTVVAHSAADLPNSLTTVIIGFIYLFVCDWRMTLVVLAYLVLVVLVSVLGFVLSDGNIMVEYTEAQKQLSESAVEIADGIAEVKNFGLTGQEFKRFEDASARYQKSLDDYMSGFGKPQGATTGLMIPGAMLIPLMVAGALMAWKGIVQPVDLMPFLLLGLGMPEAIGRLYNLTSYIFHGVSSISEIGTLLLEPDIEETDNPQPLTGNTIELKGVSFSYAAKPNEESADEADAALAVDTTATADSSATASARTEVLHDISLTMQPGTVTALVGPSGSGKTTITRLIARFWEPDSGTVEIDGVNICDVSTQELMHNMAIVFQDISLLSDTVTNNIRIARPDATQQEVIAAAKAARIHDRIMDLPQGYDTIVGSDSAYLSGGEQQRLTIARAFLQDAPIVLLDEATAYADPHSERAIQEALADLRGTRTVVVIAHRLHTIQDVDQIVVLNHGRIEATGTHSELLDTSPTYCGMWTAQQDA from the coding sequence ATGAGAACGACTTCCACCACGACGCCACGGGAACCGAAGAAACCGTCCCCCGCCAGCGTCGTCCTCCACCCTATCCGCCACGAAATGGCGGGCATTGTCACCCTCGCTGCACTTGGCGGTGTCGCCGAAATCGGCATGTACATCGCCCTCGTCGAGGCCGCCCGCTACATCGTCACCAACCATGGCCTCACCAGCGCCGGCGACCCCCACTTCTGGTGGATCCTGGCCGCCGCACTGGTCTGCGTCCTTCTCCGCTACTTCCTCATCATGGGAGCCACCGGCTACGCCCACGTCGTGGAAGCCAAGTTCCGCGCCACCACCCGCCGCCGCATCCTCGCCAAGCTGGACAAACTCCCGCTCGGATGGTTCGACGAGCAAACCTCCGGCCGGGTACGCGCCACCATCAACGACGCCGTCACCAATATCCACACCGTCGTTGCTCACTCGGCGGCCGACCTGCCGAACTCACTCACCACCGTCATTATTGGCTTCATCTACCTCTTCGTGTGCGACTGGCGGATGACGCTGGTGGTACTGGCCTACCTGGTGCTGGTGGTGCTGGTGTCGGTGCTGGGCTTTGTGCTGTCGGACGGCAACATCATGGTGGAGTACACGGAGGCACAGAAACAGCTCTCTGAGTCTGCCGTGGAAATCGCCGATGGCATTGCCGAGGTGAAGAACTTCGGGCTGACGGGTCAAGAATTTAAGCGCTTCGAAGACGCCTCCGCCCGCTACCAGAAGAGCCTGGACGACTACATGTCCGGGTTCGGAAAGCCACAAGGGGCGACCACCGGCCTGATGATCCCCGGAGCCATGCTCATTCCGCTGATGGTGGCAGGGGCGCTGATGGCGTGGAAGGGCATCGTACAGCCCGTCGATCTGATGCCCTTCCTACTGCTCGGCTTGGGCATGCCGGAAGCCATCGGCCGGCTCTACAATCTGACCTCCTACATTTTCCACGGGGTGAGCAGCATCAGCGAAATCGGAACGCTGCTGCTGGAGCCGGACATTGAGGAGACGGACAACCCGCAGCCTCTCACCGGCAACACCATCGAGCTGAAAGGCGTGAGCTTCAGCTACGCCGCCAAGCCCAACGAGGAGTCTGCGGACGAAGCAGATGCAGCCCTCGCAGTAGACACCACGGCCACAGCCGATTCCAGCGCCACTGCCTCGGCCCGCACCGAGGTGCTGCACGACATTTCCCTCACTATGCAGCCCGGCACCGTCACCGCCCTGGTCGGCCCCTCTGGCTCCGGCAAAACCACCATCACCCGCCTCATTGCCCGCTTCTGGGAACCCGACAGCGGCACGGTGGAGATTGACGGCGTGAACATCTGTGACGTGTCCACCCAGGAGCTCATGCACAACATGGCCATCGTGTTCCAGGACATCAGTCTGTTGTCGGACACCGTCACCAACAACATTCGCATCGCCCGCCCCGACGCCACTCAGCAGGAGGTCATCGCCGCCGCAAAGGCCGCCCGTATCCACGATCGGATCATGGATCTGCCGCAGGGGTACGACACCATCGTCGGCTCGGACTCCGCCTACCTGTCTGGCGGGGAACAGCAGCGCCTCACCATTGCCCGCGCATTCCTGCAGGATGCACCCATTGTGCTGTTGGATGAGGCGACCGCCTACGCGGACCCCCACTCTGAGCGCGCCATCCAGGAGGCGCTGGCGGACCTGCGTGGCACCCGAACCGTGGTAGTCATCGCACACCGCCTGCACACTATCCAGGATGTGGACCAGATTGTGGTGCTCAACCATGGCCGTATTGAGGCCACCGGCACTCACAGTGAGCTACTGGACACGTCACCCACCTACTGCGGCATGTGGACCGCGCAGCAAGACGCCTAG
- a CDS encoding class I SAM-dependent methyltransferase, whose translation MSSVKSLFANFRLPADDPTGKKTLASMNKNHRKSNLWALKTLQSIVDARRGFTTNTILDVGCGGGQFLADLNIAWPDATLIGIDHSPAAIQATLDTNAHLVASDKLTAYQATADTTLLDDNSVDIVTACETIYFWPDIDAALQEMRRILRPGGIFMVWVDGSNPIMMKPWEKLIGGMHTYTKAELRDVFTRNGFDTLQLAPPHQPPFYSCLATFGTAPAT comes from the coding sequence ATGAGTAGTGTGAAGAGCCTTTTCGCCAATTTCCGCCTCCCCGCGGACGACCCCACCGGCAAGAAAACCCTTGCCTCCATGAACAAAAACCATCGCAAGAGCAACCTCTGGGCTCTCAAAACCCTCCAAAGCATCGTCGACGCCCGCCGCGGTTTCACCACCAACACCATCCTCGACGTCGGCTGCGGCGGCGGCCAATTCCTCGCCGACCTTAACATCGCCTGGCCCGACGCCACCCTCATCGGCATCGACCACTCCCCCGCCGCCATCCAAGCCACCCTCGACACCAACGCCCATCTAGTAGCCTCCGACAAACTCACCGCCTATCAAGCCACCGCCGACACCACCCTCCTGGACGACAACTCCGTCGACATCGTCACCGCCTGCGAAACCATCTACTTCTGGCCGGACATTGACGCTGCCCTCCAAGAAATGCGGCGCATCCTCCGCCCCGGCGGCATCTTCATGGTGTGGGTTGACGGCAGCAACCCCATCATGATGAAGCCCTGGGAGAAGCTCATCGGCGGCATGCACACCTACACCAAAGCCGAACTACGGGACGTCTTCACCCGCAACGGCTTCGACACCCTCCAGCTGGCGCCCCCACACCAACCCCCCTTCTACAGCTGCCTCGCCACCTTCGGCACCGCCCCCGCCACGTAG